The following proteins come from a genomic window of Trinickia caryophylli:
- a CDS encoding SDR family NAD(P)-dependent oxidoreductase, whose protein sequence is MVTNERVCLITGVGDATGAAIARRFARDGYRVAMLARNRERLARLEQEIALAAAFPCDVSDPDRLEAVIDRVRGTMGKPSVVVHNAVSETFATFLEGDPASLERNFRVNTTALLHLARACAPDMIAAGEGAIVVTGNTASLRGKPNYALFAPTKAAQRVLAEALARDLGPKRVHVGYLMIDAVIDAAWLGDDGRTRPSWAEPPAGWPFSRDEYFAQPDAIADEVFHIAHQHPSAWTFDYTIRPFAERW, encoded by the coding sequence ATGGTGACGAACGAGCGGGTCTGCCTGATCACCGGCGTGGGCGATGCGACGGGCGCTGCAATTGCCCGGCGTTTCGCGCGGGACGGTTACCGCGTGGCGATGCTGGCACGCAATCGCGAGAGGCTGGCGCGCCTGGAGCAGGAGATTGCCTTGGCGGCTGCCTTCCCGTGCGACGTATCCGATCCCGATCGGCTCGAAGCCGTGATCGATCGGGTGCGTGGCACGATGGGCAAACCGTCGGTGGTCGTCCACAACGCCGTGTCGGAAACGTTCGCGACGTTCCTGGAGGGCGACCCCGCCTCGCTCGAGCGCAACTTCCGCGTCAATACCACGGCGTTGCTGCATCTGGCGCGCGCCTGCGCTCCCGACATGATCGCGGCCGGCGAAGGCGCCATCGTCGTCACGGGCAATACGGCATCGCTGCGCGGCAAGCCGAACTACGCGCTGTTCGCGCCGACGAAGGCCGCGCAACGCGTGCTCGCGGAGGCGCTGGCGCGCGACCTGGGCCCGAAGCGTGTTCACGTCGGCTATCTGATGATCGATGCGGTCATCGATGCCGCGTGGTTGGGTGACGACGGGCGCACGCGGCCGTCCTGGGCCGAGCCGCCGGCCGGCTGGCCGTTCTCGCGAGACGAATATTTCGCGCAGCCCGATGCCATCGCGGACGAAGTGTTTCATATTGCTCATCAACATCCCTCCGCCTGGACCTTCGACTATACGATCAGGCCATTTGCCGAGCGGTGGTAG
- a CDS encoding carbamoyltransferase family protein produces MSIIVGVSAHYHDSSCCILKDGKLIAAAEEERFSKVKHDNSIPTGAFRYCLREADVSIKDVDCIAYYEDPYKKASRQIATNLSDLLQNPRRRFKVDPERAERDIRQSLGFDGTIEYVDHHLSHAASSFFYSGFSEAGLLTVDGVGEWATTTYGLGQGERIDLFEEVAFPNSLGLLYSTITAYLGFDVNDAEYKVMGLAPYGRPLYVDQVKRLLEMDARGQYRLNMEYFDFLNGDRMYSDRLPELFGEAPREPESDLESFHKDLAASLQRTLEDILLAKAQYLHDTHPVDNLCMAGGVALNCVANGRVLREGPFKRLFVQPAASDAGGSLGAAAVAHVRLTGERPELKPLPHAYLGPSYSNREIHKAVSAVFPDTSIVDCTDRPEALIAETAQRLADGKVIGWFQGRMEFGPRALGSRSIIADPRRPEMRDRINALVKMREAFRPFAPAVLESKAAEHFDLDHASPFMLETCQVVSRLSLPAITHVDGSARVQTVTEASNPRFHALLTEFDRLTGCPILLNTSFNMRGDAIVLDPVDAIWCFVVSDIDALVIGDYIVDRGFRLDTWSKLKEIFSARSAKKRAVPESVNVYTFL; encoded by the coding sequence ATGAGCATAATCGTTGGCGTTTCCGCGCATTATCACGACTCTTCCTGTTGCATCCTCAAGGATGGGAAGCTCATTGCCGCGGCCGAAGAAGAACGCTTCTCGAAAGTGAAGCACGACAACAGCATCCCCACGGGCGCATTTCGTTATTGCCTGCGCGAAGCGGACGTCTCGATCAAGGACGTCGATTGCATCGCGTATTACGAGGATCCGTACAAGAAGGCGTCGCGCCAGATCGCAACGAATCTGTCGGACCTGCTGCAAAACCCGCGGCGCCGTTTCAAGGTGGACCCGGAGCGGGCCGAGCGCGACATTCGGCAAAGCCTCGGCTTCGACGGGACGATCGAGTATGTGGACCACCACCTGTCGCATGCGGCCAGTTCGTTTTTCTACTCCGGATTCTCGGAGGCCGGGCTGCTGACCGTCGATGGCGTCGGCGAATGGGCGACCACCACTTATGGTCTCGGCCAGGGCGAACGGATCGATCTCTTCGAGGAGGTGGCCTTTCCGAACTCGCTCGGCCTGCTTTACAGCACGATCACGGCCTATCTGGGCTTCGACGTGAATGACGCCGAATACAAGGTCATGGGGCTTGCGCCCTACGGCCGTCCGCTCTACGTCGATCAGGTCAAGCGTCTGCTCGAAATGGACGCGCGCGGGCAGTACCGGCTCAACATGGAGTACTTCGATTTCCTCAACGGCGACCGCATGTACTCCGACCGCCTGCCCGAACTCTTCGGCGAGGCGCCGCGCGAGCCCGAATCGGATCTGGAGTCGTTCCACAAGGATCTGGCGGCGAGCCTGCAGCGCACGCTCGAAGATATCCTGCTCGCGAAGGCGCAGTATTTGCACGACACGCATCCCGTCGACAATCTCTGCATGGCTGGCGGCGTCGCGCTCAATTGCGTCGCGAACGGGCGCGTGTTGCGCGAGGGGCCTTTCAAGCGGCTGTTCGTGCAGCCGGCCGCGAGCGATGCGGGCGGCTCGCTCGGCGCCGCCGCGGTAGCGCACGTGCGCCTCACGGGCGAGCGCCCCGAACTCAAGCCGCTGCCGCACGCCTATCTCGGCCCGAGCTATTCGAATCGCGAGATTCACAAGGCGGTGAGCGCGGTGTTCCCGGACACGTCGATCGTCGACTGCACCGACCGGCCGGAGGCGCTCATCGCCGAAACCGCGCAGCGGCTCGCGGACGGCAAGGTCATCGGCTGGTTCCAGGGGCGGATGGAGTTCGGCCCGCGGGCGCTCGGCTCGCGTTCGATCATCGCGGACCCGCGCCGTCCGGAAATGCGGGATCGGATCAACGCGCTCGTGAAGATGCGCGAAGCGTTCCGGCCCTTCGCGCCCGCGGTGCTGGAGTCGAAGGCCGCCGAGCATTTCGATCTGGATCATGCGTCGCCGTTCATGCTCGAGACGTGTCAGGTGGTGTCGCGGCTGTCGCTGCCGGCGATCACCCACGTCGATGGCTCGGCCCGCGTGCAGACCGTGACCGAAGCCAGCAATCCGCGCTTTCATGCATTGCTGACCGAGTTCGACCGGCTGACCGGATGCCCGATCCTGCTGAACACCTCGTTCAACATGCGCGGCGATGCGATCGTGCTCGATCCGGTGGATGCGATCTGGTGCTTCGTCGTGTCGGACATCGACGCGCTCGTGATTGGCGATTACATCGTCGATCGTGGCTTCAGACTCGACACCTGGTCCAAGCTCAAGGAGATCTTCAGTGCGCGCTCGGCAAAAAAGCGCGCGGTGCCCGAGTCGGTCAACGTCTATACGTTCCTGTAA
- a CDS encoding pyridoxal phosphate-dependent decarboxylase family protein yields the protein MPAPVLLSPLFPFFNFAMHPTLASDLANVDTLLERTRQHAVSALASLDDRPAALAPPAANVRPLPEEGAGLEGALSEFAERWAAGFSGSAGPRYLGFVTGGATPASLAGDWLTSVYDQNPTAGIDSAAPDLERETVARLKELFGLGEAQQGVFVTGATMSNLVGLAIGREWLGECKQVRVFEQGVAALGPVRVLSATPHSSIYKSLSMLGIGRNAVQKIATLPQREAIDVDALENALAALGGEPAIVVASAGTVNTVDFDDLAAIAALKQRYPFWLHVDAAFGAFVALAPDYARLVDGLDLADSICIDLHKWLNVPYDAAVQFTRRRDLQVRVFQNSAAYLGVPAENPDFVHLTPENSRRLRALATWFSLAAYGRAGHAEIVARNIALAQVLGEKISADPGFRLLAPTRVNVVCFTLASEPDEARINAYVRAVRDLGDVFVTSTVYAGTWGLRVAFTNWRTGEADVPRIFESLRKALNAVSR from the coding sequence ATGCCGGCGCCCGTCCTTTTGTCGCCACTCTTTCCGTTTTTCAATTTCGCCATGCATCCGACACTTGCCTCCGACCTAGCCAACGTCGATACGCTGCTCGAGCGCACCCGGCAGCACGCGGTTTCGGCGCTCGCCAGTCTCGACGACCGTCCAGCCGCGCTCGCCCCGCCGGCGGCGAACGTCCGCCCGTTGCCCGAAGAGGGGGCCGGACTCGAAGGCGCGCTGTCCGAGTTCGCCGAACGCTGGGCGGCCGGGTTTTCCGGCAGCGCGGGCCCGCGCTATCTCGGCTTCGTTACGGGCGGCGCGACCCCCGCGTCGCTGGCCGGCGATTGGCTCACGAGCGTCTACGATCAGAATCCGACCGCCGGCATCGATAGCGCGGCGCCCGATCTCGAGCGCGAGACGGTTGCCCGGCTGAAGGAATTGTTCGGGCTCGGCGAGGCGCAGCAGGGCGTGTTCGTGACGGGCGCCACCATGTCGAATCTCGTGGGGCTCGCAATCGGCCGCGAGTGGCTCGGCGAATGCAAGCAGGTTCGCGTATTCGAGCAGGGCGTGGCGGCGCTCGGCCCGGTACGCGTGCTTTCGGCCACGCCGCATTCGAGCATCTACAAGTCGCTTTCGATGCTCGGCATCGGCCGCAACGCCGTGCAGAAGATCGCGACGCTGCCGCAGCGGGAAGCGATCGATGTCGATGCGCTCGAAAATGCGCTGGCGGCGCTCGGCGGGGAGCCGGCCATCGTCGTCGCGAGTGCCGGCACCGTCAATACGGTCGACTTCGACGATCTGGCAGCCATCGCGGCGCTCAAGCAGCGTTATCCGTTCTGGCTGCACGTGGATGCCGCGTTCGGCGCGTTCGTGGCGCTCGCCCCCGATTACGCGCGGCTCGTCGATGGCCTCGACCTCGCCGATTCGATCTGCATCGACTTGCACAAATGGCTCAACGTGCCGTACGACGCCGCCGTTCAGTTCACGCGCCGGCGCGACCTGCAGGTACGCGTGTTCCAGAACAGCGCCGCGTATCTCGGCGTGCCTGCGGAAAACCCTGATTTCGTGCATTTGACGCCGGAAAACTCGCGGCGGCTGCGTGCGCTCGCCACCTGGTTTTCGCTGGCCGCCTATGGCCGTGCGGGCCATGCGGAGATCGTCGCGCGCAACATCGCGCTGGCACAGGTGCTCGGCGAGAAGATCAGCGCGGATCCGGGTTTTCGGCTGCTGGCACCGACGCGGGTCAACGTCGTTTGCTTCACGCTCGCGAGCGAGCCCGACGAGGCGCGCATCAACGCCTACGTGCGCGCCGTGCGCGATCTGGGCGACGTGTTCGTGACGAGCACCGTGTATGCCGGCACCTGGGGGTTACGCGTCGCCTTCACGAACTGGCGCACGGGCGAGGCGGACGTGCCGCGCATTTTCGAGTCTCTGAGAAAGGCGCTCAACGCCGTATCGCGGTAA
- a CDS encoding iron-containing redox enzyme family protein, whose product MGVKTVSTQPQWNEPDRCNTLAGQMELNSFYLRELAPPSAPETVPLAEDYARILGLETAWSDYEASRVVLGELPSNADEFEEWYVALRNTHRKEVAPFFDFLAEEASLPQLSLFVALEAQVDGRFDDIIALSQLGMDGDMKLALAENFWDEMGLGELDEMHTRTFMRAAPYFKAQLGELDLEVDMPVAAMKNGNLLLMYALRRQHVGRLLGALTLLEQTVPYRFTRMLKGMQRHDVPKEFRYYHELHVPVDANHGKQLVARVLLPLARKNPRLIRDLCEGCLIRYQIEKEYYAGARELMNRKLH is encoded by the coding sequence ATGGGAGTCAAGACCGTGAGTACGCAACCGCAATGGAACGAGCCGGACCGCTGCAACACGCTCGCCGGCCAAATGGAACTCAATTCGTTTTACCTGAGAGAGCTGGCGCCGCCCAGCGCACCCGAGACGGTGCCGTTGGCCGAGGACTACGCACGCATTCTCGGCTTGGAGACGGCCTGGAGCGACTACGAAGCCTCGCGCGTCGTGCTCGGCGAGTTGCCCTCCAATGCCGACGAGTTCGAGGAGTGGTACGTCGCGCTGCGCAATACGCATCGCAAGGAGGTGGCGCCGTTCTTCGACTTTCTCGCGGAAGAGGCATCGCTGCCGCAGTTGTCGCTTTTCGTTGCGCTGGAGGCCCAGGTGGATGGCCGTTTCGACGACATCATCGCGCTCTCCCAACTGGGCATGGATGGCGACATGAAGCTCGCGCTTGCCGAGAATTTCTGGGACGAAATGGGCCTCGGCGAACTCGACGAAATGCATACGCGCACGTTCATGCGGGCCGCGCCGTATTTCAAGGCTCAGCTCGGCGAGCTCGATCTCGAGGTGGATATGCCTGTGGCCGCGATGAAGAACGGCAACCTGCTGTTGATGTATGCGCTGCGGCGGCAGCACGTAGGCCGTCTGCTCGGCGCGCTGACGCTGCTCGAGCAGACGGTGCCGTACCGCTTCACCCGCATGCTCAAGGGCATGCAGCGCCACGACGTGCCCAAGGAGTTCCGTTACTACCACGAGCTTCATGTGCCGGTGGACGCGAATCATGGCAAGCAACTGGTCGCGCGCGTGCTGCTGCCGCTCGCGCGCAAGAATCCGCGTCTCATCCGGGACCTGTGCGAAGGGTGTCTGATCCGCTACCAGATCGAGAAGGAGTATTACGCGGGCGCGCGGGAGCTGATGAACCGCAAGCTGCATTGA